In Fodinibius saliphilus, a genomic segment contains:
- a CDS encoding RNA polymerase sigma factor codes for MLNSISDNELMLKVKEGDLDKLGLLFERYNKRLYHFFYRLTDRSDLSEDLVQGVFERILKYRNTYTNDGSFSTWIFQIARNLQADHYRKNQYSGTPEEFINWEQLEDDTFAYKEKYRRKNELKLLQQAINKLDDIKKETLILSRFEGFKYKEIANIMECSESAVKVRIFRALQEIEVHIKEFNRNDYD; via the coding sequence CCTTGATAAATTGGGGTTACTCTTTGAACGCTACAACAAGCGTCTTTATCACTTTTTTTACCGGCTGACAGATCGCAGCGATCTCAGTGAAGATCTAGTGCAAGGTGTCTTCGAACGCATATTAAAATATCGAAATACGTATACCAACGATGGTTCTTTTTCTACGTGGATATTCCAAATTGCTCGAAACCTACAGGCCGATCACTATCGCAAGAATCAATACAGTGGTACCCCTGAAGAGTTTATCAACTGGGAGCAACTGGAAGACGACACCTTTGCTTACAAAGAAAAGTACCGGAGAAAAAATGAACTCAAACTTTTGCAACAAGCCATCAACAAACTGGATGACATCAAAAAAGAAACACTCATCCTGAGCCGGTTTGAAGGCTTTAAATACAAAGAAATTGCTAACATCATGGAGTGCTCGGAAAGTGCTGTTAAGGTTCGAATATTCCGTGCGCTACAAGAAATCGAAGTACATATAAAAGAATTCAACCGTAACGATTATGATTAA
- a CDS encoding HEAT repeat domain-containing protein, with product MINEKHIDLVIAYIDDSITTEQRARLNNLIDQGKIDILEIKQMEATYQKMDKLPASEPTEKMHNTFYTMLEEEKKQQAPQRLTILLNRLKALFRPIGIRRIAVASVIFLVGIFAGNLLTPFQDYRQQMNQLSEEVSKMRQVMMMSLLDNQSSSERLKAVNISTNIQSADSRMISALLKTLNNDPNVNVRLATVEALVRHASNPDVRQGLVQSISKQQSPQVQVALADAMLAMQEPRSVDELQKLLQQNGLNGAVRDKLENTIAALDKNPQSL from the coding sequence ATGATTAACGAAAAACATATCGATCTGGTTATTGCCTATATCGATGATTCCATCACCACAGAGCAACGAGCCCGGCTAAACAACCTTATTGATCAAGGCAAAATAGATATCCTTGAGATCAAGCAGATGGAGGCTACTTACCAGAAGATGGACAAACTACCTGCTTCGGAACCCACGGAGAAGATGCATAACACCTTTTATACTATGCTCGAAGAGGAGAAAAAACAACAGGCTCCCCAGCGATTAACAATATTATTGAACCGCCTTAAAGCACTATTTCGCCCAATAGGAATTCGACGCATAGCCGTTGCATCAGTGATCTTCTTGGTTGGTATTTTTGCCGGCAATCTTCTTACCCCTTTCCAGGATTACCGCCAGCAGATGAATCAACTATCTGAGGAAGTATCAAAGATGCGCCAAGTTATGATGATGAGTCTGCTGGATAACCAGTCCTCTTCGGAACGCCTAAAAGCTGTAAATATAAGCACCAATATACAATCAGCCGATAGTCGAATGATTTCGGCACTACTTAAAACCTTAAATAATGATCCCAATGTAAATGTTCGGCTAGCTACAGTCGAAGCTTTGGTTCGACATGCCAGCAACCCAGATGTTCGGCAAGGTCTTGTACAGTCAATTTCTAAACAACAATCGCCGCAGGTTCAAGTAGCCTTGGCCGATGCAATGCTGGCAATGCAAGAACCCCGCTCTGTTGATGAACTTCAGAAGCTACTGCAACAAAACGGATTAAATGGTGCAGTACGTGATAAACTTGAAAATACTATTGCTGCCTTAGACAAAAACCCACAATCATTATGA
- a CDS encoding DUF4097 family beta strand repeat-containing protein, whose product MKYPSFIFRPTITIAVLATLLVLNKPFTALGQGERDTIKKEITFSDISDTDNMLKIMNLNGSVTVESYNGKRISFTINEELYGSSKNIKQAKNELKYKFEQRGNVVLAYLDAPFIKVRFEDGEVYYSVNRKNDDYKFVHNVEVKVPQDVHLKTSTINKGDIKIDGHFKTVEARNVNGALKLSHLVSKTKAHTVNGDITLSYDKAPKNNSSFKTVNGTIDITLPEDLSADIYFKSLHGDLYTDFKDVKRLKSHTDIQTNSHGSKGKYYLSKQSPFRIGEGGTELSFNVLNGDVYIRKK is encoded by the coding sequence ATGAAATACCCTAGCTTTATATTTCGTCCAACCATCACCATCGCCGTGCTTGCTACACTACTGGTACTAAACAAACCCTTCACGGCCTTGGGCCAAGGTGAAAGAGATACTATAAAAAAGGAGATAACATTTTCCGATATATCAGATACAGACAACATGCTTAAAATCATGAATCTAAATGGTTCTGTAACGGTTGAATCATACAACGGAAAAAGAATTTCCTTTACCATCAATGAAGAACTTTATGGCAGTAGTAAGAATATTAAACAAGCTAAAAACGAATTAAAATATAAATTTGAACAACGTGGAAACGTGGTTCTGGCCTATCTGGACGCCCCCTTTATCAAAGTTCGATTTGAAGATGGAGAAGTATATTACTCGGTCAATCGTAAGAATGATGATTATAAATTTGTTCACAATGTAGAGGTTAAAGTGCCGCAGGATGTACACCTTAAAACCTCTACTATCAACAAAGGAGATATAAAAATTGATGGTCATTTTAAAACGGTAGAGGCTCGTAATGTAAATGGGGCACTCAAGCTTTCACACCTGGTATCAAAAACAAAAGCCCATACCGTAAACGGTGATATTACACTTTCATATGATAAAGCGCCCAAGAATAACTCTTCCTTTAAAACTGTAAACGGAACAATCGACATCACTCTACCCGAGGACCTCTCTGCTGATATCTATTTTAAAAGTTTACACGGCGACCTATATACCGACTTCAAGGATGTGAAGCGTCTGAAGTCCCACACAGATATACAAACAAACTCGCACGGCTCCAAAGGCAAGTATTACTTGAGTAAACAGAGCCCTTTCCGAATCGGAGAAGGTGGTACTGAACTTAGCTTTAACGTTTTAAATGGCGATGTCTACATTCGAAAAAAATAA
- a CDS encoding DUF4097 family beta strand repeat-containing protein, with translation MRALKYITLLLFASLFPMQIMAQEQIAVPLSKPGEAGILDIGIVRGSITVTGYDGEEVLVRYQGDRKKEHEVTKNGLRKISTNSSGFEVSEENNKVEISGASPMQSIDFEVTVPRNFSLNLSTVNGGGIHVENVQGEMDISNVNGEVSLTNVGGAALVNTVNGDIKAIFQNVSPNSPMAFSNLNGDIDITLPAKAKITAKMKSEWGEVFTDFEIDINRNKQKKVKSSADDGVYKVSVNNWIYGDINGGGPEYHFKSMRGNIYIRKK, from the coding sequence ATGAGAGCACTTAAATATATAACACTTCTTCTCTTTGCTAGCCTGTTTCCAATGCAAATTATGGCCCAAGAACAGATAGCTGTGCCCCTTTCTAAACCCGGAGAAGCGGGGATACTTGATATCGGCATTGTACGAGGTTCTATTACCGTAACTGGCTATGATGGTGAAGAAGTATTGGTAAGATACCAAGGAGATCGCAAGAAAGAACATGAAGTTACTAAGAATGGTCTGCGCAAAATTTCAACTAACTCCTCAGGCTTTGAAGTCAGCGAAGAAAATAATAAGGTGGAAATTAGCGGGGCTTCTCCCATGCAATCCATCGATTTTGAGGTCACCGTACCTCGCAACTTCTCACTCAACCTCTCAACTGTGAATGGTGGAGGAATTCATGTTGAAAATGTTCAGGGAGAAATGGACATCAGTAATGTTAATGGAGAAGTAAGCTTGACAAATGTTGGCGGGGCAGCGCTTGTAAATACAGTAAATGGAGATATCAAAGCCATTTTCCAAAACGTTTCTCCCAATAGCCCTATGGCTTTCAGTAATCTAAATGGAGATATCGATATAACTCTTCCGGCAAAAGCAAAAATAACAGCTAAAATGAAATCGGAATGGGGGGAAGTATTTACTGACTTTGAAATTGATATTAACCGAAACAAGCAAAAGAAGGTCAAATCTTCTGCTGATGACGGTGTCTATAAAGTTTCTGTCAATAACTGGATCTATGGAGACATCAACGGCGGCGGACCCGAATATCATTTCAAAAGTATGCGGGGCAATATTTATATCCGAAAAAAATAA
- a CDS encoding threonine/serine dehydratase — MDLSNEIEQAHRRIRDEILKTPLLYSNWLSNVCDGDVYLKMESEQLTGSFKARGSLNKLKWMQENNIKKMPVTASTGNHGLGFARACSLLDIKGKIFLPHNAVSSKVEAIRGYDTDIEFHGDDPYTTEKYARQTADDQGWVYVSPYNDPQIVAGQGTIGVEMLNQLSEKPDNILATVGGGGLISGIGTYINAEASTTNIIGCQPENSPEMGISVRAGVYKEFESKPTLSDGSAGGFEPDSITFDLCKKLVDEFIFISEDEIAGAIRSMIEQHSKLVEGSAGVAIASLLKHPKQFTNQTTVIVICGANISTDKLQSVLCN; from the coding sequence ATGGATTTAAGCAACGAAATTGAACAGGCCCACCGACGTATTCGTGATGAAATTTTAAAAACTCCGCTACTTTATTCGAATTGGCTTAGCAATGTATGTGATGGTGATGTGTACCTTAAAATGGAAAGTGAGCAACTAACCGGATCATTTAAAGCACGAGGGAGCCTCAATAAATTGAAGTGGATGCAGGAGAATAACATAAAAAAAATGCCCGTTACAGCTTCCACAGGGAATCACGGACTTGGATTCGCCCGGGCATGTTCTCTTCTGGATATTAAAGGAAAGATTTTTCTTCCCCACAATGCTGTGTCCTCTAAAGTTGAAGCTATCAGAGGCTATGATACAGATATTGAATTTCACGGTGATGATCCCTATACCACAGAAAAGTATGCCCGCCAAACAGCAGACGATCAGGGATGGGTTTATGTTTCTCCTTATAACGATCCGCAAATCGTAGCTGGGCAAGGTACTATCGGAGTAGAAATGTTAAACCAACTCTCTGAAAAACCAGATAATATTCTAGCCACGGTTGGTGGAGGTGGACTAATTTCAGGTATTGGAACTTATATAAATGCAGAAGCTTCAACGACAAACATTATTGGCTGCCAACCAGAAAATTCGCCTGAAATGGGTATTAGCGTACGAGCCGGTGTATATAAAGAGTTTGAGTCAAAACCAACGCTTTCTGACGGTTCGGCAGGGGGTTTTGAACCCGACTCCATAACCTTTGACCTGTGTAAAAAATTAGTTGACGAATTTATCTTCATTTCTGAAGACGAAATCGCCGGGGCTATTCGTTCTATGATCGAACAACACAGTAAATTAGTGGAAGGATCGGCCGGCGTTGCAATTGCAAGCTTGCTTAAACATCCTAAGCAATTTACTAATCAAACAACTGTAATAGTCATTTGTGGCGCAAACATATCAACCGATAAATTACAATCGGTACTATGTAATTAA
- a CDS encoding SIMPL domain-containing protein, which yields MRVITILFSLLVFIGTAHAQNQGQISVNASAQVLLPADIISFRINVNAEADTPQEVYKLHKERERVLVELLKKHDIKDKNINFDPISIHSQYDRSYQNRKKKRIRTQQAVILSLGSFDIYEEIQLTLIKNNFDEFSGSFSSSKKEKGEDNALKKALKLAREKADTIADETGLTISGIANINYSYNQHPPRPVKMMEQAAMPSSGSLLQFDQTVSVSARVSINYDVEEK from the coding sequence ATGAGAGTAATAACAATACTATTTTCGTTACTTGTCTTCATTGGAACAGCTCATGCTCAAAATCAGGGTCAAATTTCTGTAAATGCTTCGGCACAGGTACTTTTACCAGCTGATATAATCTCTTTTCGCATAAACGTAAATGCAGAAGCCGATACCCCACAAGAAGTATATAAGCTGCACAAAGAGCGCGAAAGGGTGCTAGTCGAATTGCTCAAAAAACATGATATCAAAGATAAAAATATTAATTTTGACCCTATATCTATCCACTCACAATATGATCGATCTTATCAAAACAGGAAAAAAAAGCGAATTAGAACCCAACAAGCAGTAATACTCTCGCTGGGTAGTTTTGACATTTATGAAGAAATCCAATTAACCCTTATTAAAAATAACTTTGACGAGTTTAGTGGCAGCTTTTCATCCAGTAAAAAAGAGAAAGGTGAAGATAACGCTTTAAAAAAGGCACTGAAGTTAGCCCGTGAAAAAGCAGATACTATAGCTGATGAAACAGGACTTACTATATCTGGTATTGCCAACATCAACTATTCCTATAACCAGCATCCGCCCCGACCGGTAAAAATGATGGAACAAGCTGCTATGCCTTCTTCCGGCAGTTTATTGCAATTTGACCAAACGGTTAGCGTTTCGGCTCGTGTTTCTATCAATTATGACGTTGAAGAAAAGTAA
- a CDS encoding PIG-L family deacetylase has protein sequence MRKLNLSILIVFLICFVGLQQHIEAQHLEYQPKILLVTAHPDDDALFAATVFKTTHLLDGKVDLALMTNGEGGYKYSTLGNYIYDRELDKEEVGREYLPAIRKRELMKGGEIVGIRNYFFFDQVDDKFSKDILNPLNSWNISWIKQRLHKILSDQHYDFVFTMMPSKDTHAHHKASAILTLQAINKLPEDDRPVVLTTDIVSSVDDTTGYSALEGYPISEINKDQGPFLFDRTQTFGHNDRLSYKIIGNWVIAAHKSQGTMQMYMGRGNVEQYWPYSFNNAQQIQKARDYFKAVNEIPIYRNPEIDFDNE, from the coding sequence ATGCGAAAGCTTAATTTATCGATTCTAATAGTATTTTTAATCTGTTTTGTAGGGTTACAGCAGCACATAGAAGCTCAACACCTTGAGTATCAACCAAAGATTTTGTTAGTGACGGCACATCCTGATGATGATGCGCTTTTTGCTGCCACGGTTTTCAAAACAACCCATCTTTTGGATGGGAAAGTTGATTTAGCTCTTATGACCAATGGCGAAGGTGGATATAAGTACTCAACGCTGGGAAACTATATTTATGATCGCGAGCTGGATAAAGAAGAGGTGGGCCGCGAATATCTGCCGGCGATCAGAAAGCGAGAGCTGATGAAAGGAGGTGAGATTGTGGGAATACGTAACTATTTCTTTTTTGACCAGGTGGATGATAAATTCTCAAAAGATATATTAAATCCTTTAAACAGCTGGAATATTAGCTGGATTAAACAGCGACTTCATAAAATCCTTTCGGACCAACATTATGACTTTGTATTTACCATGATGCCATCGAAAGATACCCACGCCCATCATAAAGCTTCGGCTATACTTACACTGCAAGCTATTAACAAATTGCCAGAAGATGATAGACCGGTTGTGCTTACAACTGATATTGTTTCTTCTGTGGATGATACTACTGGTTATAGTGCCCTAGAAGGCTATCCGATTTCAGAGATAAATAAAGATCAAGGTCCCTTTCTGTTTGATCGCACACAAACCTTTGGCCACAATGATCGCCTTAGTTATAAAATTATCGGCAATTGGGTAATAGCAGCACATAAGTCGCAAGGAACGATGCAGATGTATATGGGCCGGGGTAATGTGGAGCAGTATTGGCCATATTCATTTAACAATGCACAACAGATTCAGAAAGCCAGAGATTATTTTAAGGCAGTGAATGAAATACCTATTTATAGGAATCCTGAGATCGATTTTGATAATGAATAG
- a CDS encoding arylesterase, whose protein sequence is MRRFLLVFVILLLFPLLLAAQDSEQRILFFGDSITAGYGINTKKAFPALIQQRIDSLGWNFQAVNAGLSGETSAGGVRRVDWMLRQPVSVFVLELGGNDGLRGIDLDATKKNLQKIIDKVEQQYPKAEIIITGMQVPPNLGPEYTEKFKEMYPELARKNDIILLPFLLKGVAGDPELNQADGIHPTAKGHEIIAETVWDTLKPILKKKRKEETYSK, encoded by the coding sequence ATGAGACGATTTTTATTAGTATTTGTTATACTTCTCTTATTTCCACTGTTGCTTGCTGCTCAAGATTCGGAACAACGGATCCTCTTTTTTGGAGATAGTATCACGGCAGGTTATGGGATTAATACAAAAAAGGCTTTTCCGGCTCTGATACAACAAAGAATTGATTCGCTGGGATGGAATTTTCAAGCAGTGAATGCTGGATTAAGTGGGGAAACTTCTGCAGGAGGGGTTCGCCGGGTAGATTGGATGCTAAGACAACCGGTCTCTGTTTTTGTACTTGAATTAGGAGGGAATGATGGGCTTCGGGGTATTGATCTTGATGCCACTAAAAAGAATCTGCAAAAGATTATTGATAAAGTGGAACAGCAGTATCCCAAAGCTGAAATTATTATTACCGGTATGCAGGTGCCTCCTAACCTGGGACCCGAATACACAGAAAAGTTTAAAGAAATGTACCCTGAATTGGCAAGAAAGAATGATATTATCTTGCTCCCTTTCTTACTGAAAGGGGTGGCCGGAGATCCAGAGCTTAATCAAGCTGATGGTATTCATCCAACGGCAAAGGGACATGAAATAATAGCAGAGACGGTTTGGGATACCTTAAAACCCATATTGAAGAAAAAAAGAAAAGAAGAGACATACTCTAAATAG
- a CDS encoding ABC transporter ATP-binding protein: protein MGSNPILEVTNLTQQFTNGDHKLTVLDHVDFSIQEGTICSVVGPSGSGKTTLLGLCAGLDRPTTGQVTLNEVPLGPLDEDERAEVRNKHVGFVFQTFQLVPTLTALENVMVPLELRGIKSSEVQEEAEELLTKVGLGDRFQHYPTQLSGGEQQRVAIARAFINKPKILFADEPTGNLDAETGSKIENLLFDLNKSLGTTLILVTHDLSLAKQCQRIIRLKNGKIFKDEWVTSPEAEQLK from the coding sequence ATGGGTTCAAATCCAATTTTGGAAGTTACAAATCTTACACAACAATTTACGAATGGTGATCATAAGCTTACCGTACTTGATCATGTCGATTTTTCGATACAGGAAGGAACAATTTGTTCTGTAGTCGGTCCTTCGGGTAGTGGCAAAACCACTTTACTGGGATTATGTGCCGGACTTGACCGACCAACAACGGGGCAGGTAACACTTAACGAGGTACCACTGGGACCACTCGATGAAGATGAACGAGCAGAGGTCCGTAATAAGCATGTAGGCTTTGTTTTTCAAACCTTTCAACTTGTTCCTACGTTGACGGCTTTGGAAAATGTGATGGTTCCCCTGGAACTGCGGGGAATAAAATCATCTGAAGTACAAGAAGAAGCCGAAGAACTACTGACAAAGGTTGGTCTTGGAGATCGGTTTCAACACTACCCTACCCAACTCTCAGGAGGTGAGCAGCAGCGCGTAGCTATTGCCCGGGCTTTTATTAATAAGCCTAAAATACTATTTGCTGATGAACCTACGGGAAACCTTGATGCCGAAACAGGTTCAAAAATTGAAAACCTACTCTTTGATCTCAACAAATCACTCGGTACTACCCTTATTCTTGTAACACACGACCTTTCCCTGGCTAAACAATGTCAGCGTATAATCAGGTTAAAAAATGGGAAAATATTTAAGGATGAGTGGGTTACCTCTCCTGAAGCAGAACAGTTAAAATAA
- a CDS encoding ABC transporter permease, with the protein MSSFFSGWSWKMAWRDARSNKKRLFVYISAIIIGVAAQVAITSFRDSLNTTINNQSKELLGADLEIETEQLPPDTLTAYFNKLGGEQAQITEFPSMVLFPKGGNSRLSNIRALKGAFPFYGTLETIPSAAASQFKSDTTALVDQALMTQFGIEVGDSVKVGSVTFAISGAITKVPGEAAAASMIGPRIFIPHSMLDSTKLVQRGSRIEYKQYFKFSDGRDLAPIEAKLDSLEESLAMDIDYETVEERREEIGEAIGNLGKFLNLVGFIALLLGGIGVASSIHVYINQKIETASVLRCFGASSNQTMSIFLIQAIVLGFLGALAGTILGIGIQYLLPGLVSDFLPVNVELTISWLAIGLGLFTGTGVALAFALLPLLALRKSSPLYALRKVEGTITSLLPRKTKGIIYLTITLTVMGYASLLTESWQVGGIFTIGMVVSFGLLFLVAKGLMLLVRRFFPSNWTYVWRQGLANLYRPHNQTTTLMLSLGLGMLLVSTLYFSQDMLMEELDFATREDAPNLIFFDIQPDQNEGINTILNEQNVPVVQNVPMVTMRLDSLRGRGVQEITKDTTTKVRGWALRREYRSTYRDSLIGSETLLKGEWIGQAPDTGRVPVSAAKQIVEDLNLSIGDSLTFDVQGVPIEAYVGSIREVDFQRVQPNFFMLFPTGVLEPAPQIYVTVTRTPNQEASAQLQQTVVRKYPNVSAINVSRILETINQFIDKISFAVQFMALFSIITGLIVLGSSVATSRFQRIKESVLLRTIGASKKQILKILSVEYLFLGILSSLTGLILSLGATSLLGYFYFDITFTPNLWVISVGTVVLTGLTILIGMFNSRSIYKKTPLEVLRQEAT; encoded by the coding sequence ATGTCTTCTTTTTTTTCTGGTTGGTCATGGAAAATGGCTTGGCGCGATGCTCGGTCTAATAAAAAACGGCTTTTTGTTTATATATCAGCCATTATCATAGGTGTGGCTGCACAAGTTGCCATTACCTCATTTCGCGACAGCTTAAATACCACGATCAATAATCAATCAAAAGAACTTTTGGGTGCCGATCTCGAGATTGAGACTGAACAGCTTCCACCTGATACCCTCACAGCATATTTCAATAAACTTGGCGGTGAACAGGCTCAAATAACGGAATTCCCTTCTATGGTTCTTTTCCCAAAAGGAGGAAATTCTCGTCTCTCCAATATCCGCGCGCTAAAGGGTGCCTTCCCTTTTTATGGCACACTGGAAACGATACCCAGTGCTGCAGCCTCACAATTCAAATCTGACACTACAGCGCTGGTTGACCAAGCTCTTATGACCCAGTTTGGCATTGAAGTTGGCGACTCGGTTAAGGTGGGTAGCGTAACCTTTGCAATAAGTGGTGCAATTACCAAAGTACCCGGTGAAGCTGCTGCGGCATCGATGATTGGCCCCCGTATTTTTATCCCCCATTCAATGTTGGATTCAACAAAACTTGTTCAACGCGGGAGCCGAATAGAGTATAAACAGTACTTTAAATTTTCTGACGGCAGAGACCTAGCACCTATTGAGGCTAAACTGGACTCACTTGAAGAGAGTTTAGCTATGGATATTGACTATGAAACCGTAGAAGAACGACGCGAAGAGATTGGGGAAGCCATTGGGAATCTCGGAAAGTTTTTAAATCTCGTCGGCTTTATTGCCCTTCTTCTTGGTGGTATAGGGGTTGCAAGTTCTATTCATGTATATATTAATCAAAAAATTGAAACCGCATCCGTCCTGCGCTGCTTTGGGGCCTCATCAAATCAAACGATGAGTATCTTTCTCATACAAGCTATCGTGCTGGGATTTTTAGGTGCTTTGGCAGGTACTATTTTGGGGATTGGGATACAATATTTGCTTCCCGGTTTGGTAAGTGATTTCCTGCCTGTTAATGTGGAACTAACTATTTCATGGTTAGCTATTGGGTTGGGGTTGTTTACCGGCACTGGTGTGGCCCTGGCCTTTGCTTTATTACCACTGCTAGCCCTACGTAAAAGCTCTCCTTTGTATGCACTACGTAAAGTTGAAGGTACGATAACTTCACTGCTGCCTCGCAAAACAAAAGGTATCATCTATCTGACAATCACGCTTACTGTGATGGGGTATGCCAGCTTGCTTACAGAAAGTTGGCAAGTCGGTGGCATCTTTACCATTGGAATGGTTGTTTCTTTCGGATTACTATTTCTAGTGGCAAAGGGATTGATGTTATTAGTTCGACGTTTTTTTCCTTCGAACTGGACATACGTTTGGCGCCAGGGATTAGCAAATTTGTATCGTCCTCATAACCAGACCACTACTCTGATGCTCTCTCTGGGATTGGGAATGTTACTGGTAAGTACGCTCTATTTTAGCCAGGATATGCTGATGGAAGAACTAGATTTCGCAACTCGCGAAGATGCCCCTAACCTTATCTTCTTTGATATTCAACCTGATCAAAATGAGGGAATAAATACAATTCTAAACGAACAGAACGTTCCGGTTGTCCAAAATGTACCGATGGTCACGATGCGGCTGGACTCTCTGCGCGGCCGCGGCGTTCAAGAAATTACCAAAGATACTACCACTAAAGTTCGAGGCTGGGCGCTGCGGCGAGAATACCGATCTACCTATCGAGATTCATTAATAGGGTCAGAAACACTACTTAAAGGAGAATGGATTGGACAGGCTCCCGACACTGGCCGGGTCCCCGTTTCTGCAGCCAAACAAATTGTTGAAGATTTAAATCTATCTATTGGAGATTCCCTTACTTTTGATGTACAGGGCGTACCTATTGAAGCTTATGTAGGTAGTATTCGGGAAGTTGATTTTCAACGTGTTCAACCCAACTTCTTTATGCTCTTTCCAACCGGCGTGTTGGAACCGGCTCCGCAGATCTACGTCACTGTTACACGCACCCCTAATCAGGAAGCCTCTGCCCAGCTACAACAAACGGTGGTTCGTAAGTATCCCAATGTATCGGCAATAAATGTGAGTCGCATATTGGAAACGATTAATCAATTTATTGATAAAATCTCATTTGCCGTACAATTTATGGCACTCTTTAGCATTATCACGGGGCTTATTGTGTTGGGTAGTTCTGTAGCTACCAGTCGCTTTCAACGTATTAAAGAAAGTGTGTTATTGCGGACAATCGGGGCTAGCAAAAAGCAGATATTGAAAATATTATCCGTTGAGTACCTGTTTCTGGGTATTCTCTCTTCTTTAACGGGCCTTATATTATCATTAGGTGCCACCAGTTTATTAGGGTACTTCTATTTCGATATTACATTCACACCAAATCTATGGGTGATTTCTGTTGGTACTGTGGTGTTAACAGGACTCACTATTCTCATTGGGATGTTTAACAGTCGTAGCATCTACAAAAAAACGCCTCTCGAAGTACTACGACAAGAAGCAACCTAG
- a CDS encoding OmpA family protein yields MKLSKQLLTFILCLGILSLTARNCKNWSKTAKGGTVGAGAGALAGAFIGKATGDNTVKGAIIGAAVGGTAGAAIGNYMDRQAREMREDLENAKVERVGEGIKITFDSGILFDVDSYTLREQSKENIAELAETLKKYDDTNILFTGHTDNTGSKSYNKELSEKRAKSVAKYTAFVNVNSGRMKIIGYGENDPIASNNTEAGRQQNRRVEVAIYANEKLKKAAKNGTLSD; encoded by the coding sequence ATGAAACTATCAAAACAGCTACTAACATTTATACTTTGTCTAGGAATATTATCACTTACCGCCAGAAACTGTAAAAACTGGAGTAAAACAGCCAAAGGCGGCACAGTTGGAGCAGGAGCTGGAGCCTTGGCAGGAGCTTTTATTGGAAAAGCCACAGGAGATAATACTGTCAAAGGTGCTATTATAGGAGCCGCAGTAGGCGGTACTGCCGGTGCTGCTATCGGGAACTATATGGATCGCCAAGCTCGTGAAATGCGAGAAGATCTCGAAAATGCTAAAGTGGAACGCGTTGGAGAAGGGATTAAAATCACCTTTGACTCTGGTATCTTATTTGATGTTGACTCATATACCCTCCGAGAACAGTCAAAGGAGAATATTGCAGAGCTCGCCGAAACGCTTAAAAAATATGATGACACCAATATCCTTTTCACTGGTCATACCGATAATACCGGTTCAAAAAGCTATAACAAAGAACTATCTGAGAAACGAGCAAAATCTGTGGCCAAATATACTGCCTTTGTAAATGTAAATTCTGGGCGCATGAAGATTATTGGCTACGGCGAAAACGATCCTATCGCTTCTAATAATACAGAGGCCGGGCGTCAACAGAATCGTCGGGTTGAAGTTGCTATTTATGCAAACGAAAAGCTCAAAAAAGCTGCCAAAAATGGCACCCTCAGTGACTAG